The Accipiter gentilis chromosome 19, bAccGen1.1, whole genome shotgun sequence genome has a window encoding:
- the EMSY gene encoding BRCA2-interacting transcriptional repressor EMSY isoform X5 produces MPVVWPTLLDLSRDECKRILRKLELEAYAGVISALRAQGDLTKEKKDLLGELSKVLSISTERHRAEVRRAVNDERLTTIAHNMSGPNSSSEWSIEGRRLVPLMPRLVPQTAFTVTANAVANAAVQHNASLPVPAETGNKEVVVCYSYTSTTSTPTSTPVPSGSVATVKSPRPASPASNVVVLPSGSTVYVKSVSCSDDDEKPRKRRRTNSSSSSPVLLKEVPKAVTPVTKTITVPVSGSPKMSNIMQSIANSLPPHMSPVKITFTKPSTQTTNTTTQKVIIVTTSPSSTFVPNILSKSHNYAAVTKLVPTSVIASTTQKQPVVITASQSSLVSSSSSSSSCSTPSCTANTIAVTAVVSSTPSVVMSTVAQGVSTSAIKVASTRLPSPKGLVGNPTQILAQFPKQHQQSPKQQLHQIQQAQPQQPQQQQQQQQQQQQQQLVQSSVAQQQPQQSQLPPGIKPTIQIKQESGVKIITQQVQPSKILPKPVTATLPSSSNSPIMVVSSNGTIMTTKLVTTPTGTQATYTRPTVSPSIGARMAGTPGAATYVKTTSGSIITVVPKSLATLGGKIISSNIVSGTTTKITTIPMTSKPNVIVVQKTTGKGTTIQGLPGKNVVTTLLNAGGEKTIQAVPAGAKPAIITATRPITKMIVTQPKGIGSTVQPATKIIPTKIVYGQQGKTQVLIKPKPVTFQATVVSEQTRQLVTETLQQASRVAETGNSSLPEVKEEPQTYTDSSSSSTESSQSSQDSQPVVHVIASRSQDWSEHEIAVDTSPTIIYQDVSSESQSATSTIKALLELQQTTVKEKLESKPRQPTIDLSQMAVPIQMTQEKRHSPESPSIAVVESELVAEYITTVSHRSQPHQQSSQPQRTLLQHVAQSQTATQTSVVVKSIPASSTGAITHIMQQALSSHTAFTKHSEQLGTEEGEVEEMDTLDPQTGLFYRSALTQSQAQKQQKLSQPQLEQTQLQVKTLQCFQTKQKQTIHLQADQIQHKLPQMPQLSIRHQKLTPLQQEQAQTKPDAQHPPHHMMAKERQLPTLVAQPQQTVVQVLAVKTTQQLPKLQQAPTAQKIYVQPQPPQSQMQLPASSEKQPASQVQHPIITQGSTVTKITFEGRQPPSVSKVAGGSSVSKLALPVTSLFPMQASAKTAVADILRVSMVEAQIDTNLEHTIADPPNKAMSTSKLASEAASSPCTQVPRVTAVGMTATSIPQQQTCTESSSSPPAVGPTLTERKLDAQGIPTTNQFIHIQNISQKKAEESSSEIVIQTIPHYSIPCHSSSNVVVEPSGLLELNNFTSQRLDDEETAVEQDVDSSTEDGTEPSPSRSSAEQS; encoded by the exons ATGCCTGTGGTGTGGCCAACTCTTCTGGACCTCAGCAGAGATGAATGCAAGAGGATCCTTCGCAAACTGG AACTGGAAGCATATGCAGGTGTCATCAGTGCCTTACGTGCACAGGGAGACCTTACGAAAGAGAAGAAGGATCTTCTTGGAGAACTCTCTAAAGTGCTTAG tatttcaACAGAGCGACATCGTGCTGAAGTTCGGAGAGCAGTAAATGATGAACGACTAACGACTATTGCACACAA TATGTCTGGACCAAATAGCTCTTCCGAATGGTCTATAGAAGGTCGTCGACTGGTGCCACTGATGCCACGACTTGTTCCACAAACAGCTTTTACTGTTACCGCTAATGCTGTTGCCAATGCAGCTGTTCAGCACAACGCATCTCTTCCAGTTCCTGCAGAAACTGGAAACAAAGAAG tgGTGGTTTGCTATTCCTACACAAGTACCACTTCAACCCCAACATCTACCCCTGTTCCAAGTGGCAGTGTAGCAACAGTGAAGTCCCCCAGACCCGCCAGTCCAGCCTCCAATGTAGTCGTCTTGCCAAGTGGAAGTACTGTTTACGTCAAAA GTGTCAGCTGCTCAGATGATGATGAAAAGCCCCGCAAAAGACGGCGAACAAATTCTTCTAGTTCTTCCCCTGTTCTCCTGAAAGAAGTCCCGAAGGCAGTGACTCCTGTCACTAAAACTATCACAGTGCCTGTAAGTGGCAGCCCCAAGATGAGTAATATAATGCAGAGCATTGCCAACTCCTTACCACCACACATGTCGCCTGTGAAAATAACCTTCACTAAGCCCTCAACACAGACAACAAACACGACAACACAGAAG gtgaTAATAGTAACCACCTCTCCAAGCTCAACTTTTGTACCCAACATCCTTTCAAAGTCCCACAACTATGCAGCAGTTACGAAACTTGTCCCAACGTCAGTCATTGCCTCAACTACTCAGAAGCAACCAGTGGTTATAACTGCTTCTCAGTCCTCTTTGgtcagtagcagcagcagcagcagtagctgtTCTACTCCCTCCTGTACTGCAAATACTATTGCTGTGACTGCTGTAGTATCATCAACACCATCAGTGGTTATGTCAACAGTAGCACAAG GTGTGTCTACATCGGCAATTAAAGTTGCTTCTACCAGACTACCTTCCCCAAAAGGTTTGGTTGGGAACCCAACTCAGATCTTAGCACAGTTTCCCAAACAGCATCAGCAGTCCCCTAAACAGCAGCTGCACCAAATACAACAGGCCCAGCCACAGCAAccgcaacaacagcagcagcagcaacagcagcagcagcaacaacagctgGTGCAGTCTTCTGTAGCTCAACAGCAGCCACAGCAATCTCAGTTGCCACCTGGCATCAAGCCCACCATTCAGATCAAACAGGAATCAG GTGTTAAAATAATCACTCAACAGGTGCAGCCCAGTAAAATCCTTCCCAAACCAGTTACAGCGACCTTGCCCAGCAGTAGCAATTCACCTATTATGGTGGTTAGCAGTAATGGGACTATCATGACAACTAAACTGGTCACTACTCCCACTG gaACTCAAGCAACATATACACGGCCAACGGTTAGCCCCTCTATAGGGGCTCGGATGGCTGGAACTCCAGGGGCTGCTACTTATGTGAAAACTACGAGTGGTAGCATCATTACTGTAGTACCAAAATCACTGGCTACGCTGGGAGGGAAGATTATCAGCAGTAATATTGTTTCTG GAACTACAACCAAAATCACTACAATTCCAATGACATCCAAACCCAATGTGATTGTTGTGCAAAAGACTACTGGAAAAGGAACTACAATTCAAGGGCTTCCAGGCAAAAATGTTGTCACAACGCTGTTGAATGCTGGG GGGGAGAAAACGATTCAGGCAGTGCCAGCAGGAGCAAAACCTGCTATCATCACTGCCACAAGACCCATCACAAAAATGATTGTTACGCAGCCAAAAGGAATAGGGTCCACGGTCCAGCCAGCCACCAAAATCATCCCAACTAAAATTGTTTATGGTCAGCAAGGGAAAACGCAG gTTCTCATAAAACCAAAGCCAGTGACATTTCAAGCAACAGTTGTGAGTGAACAAACTAGGCAGTTGGTGACTGAAACGTTACAGCAGGCATCAAGGGTAGCAGAGACAGGAAACTCGTCTCTCCCAGAAGTGAAAGAAGAACCACAAACCTACACCGATAGCAGCTCCTCTTCTACAGAGTCCTCCCAGAGCTCCCAAG ATTCTCAGCCTGTAGTCCATGTGATTGCTTCAAGAAGTCAAGATTGGTCAGAACATGAAATTGCTGTGGACACAAGCCCTACAATAATTTACCAGGATGTATCCAGTGAATCTCAGTCAGCTACTTCCACGATAAAAGCTTTGCTGGAACTTCAGCAGACAACAG TGAAGGAAAAGTTAGAATCGAAGCCAAGGCAGCCTACCATTGACTTGAGCCAAATGGCTGTCCCAATCCAGATGACCCAAGAAAAGAGGCATTCTCCAGAAAGTCCTTCAATCGCTGTAGTAGAGTCGGAATTAGTTGCTGAATATATCACAACTG TCAGTCATCggtcccagccccaccagcagtcATCTCAGCCCCAGAGGACTCTGCTGCAGCATGTGGCTCAGTCGCAGACAGCAACGCAGACTTCTGTTGTGGTGAAATCTATCCCCGCATCCTCTACAGGAGCAATTACCCATATCATGCAGCAG GCCTTAAGCAGTCACACTGCATTTACCAAACACAGTGAACAACTTGGAACCGAGGAAGGAGAAGTGGAAGAGATGGACACCTTAGATCCTCAGACTGGCCTGTTTTACAGATCTGCCCTGACACAATCGCAGGCACAAAAACAGCAAAAACTGAGTCAGCCACAGCTGGAACAGACTCAACTGCAAGTGAAAACTCTTCAGTGTTTCCAGACTAAGCAGAAGCAGACAATCCACCTGCAGGCCGATCAAATCCAGCACAAACTCCCACAAATGCCCCAACTTTCTATAAGGCATCAAAAGCTAACCCCCCTGCAGCAAGAGCAAGCACAGACCAAACCAGATGCACAGCACCCCCCACACCACATGATGGCCAAAGAAAGGCAACTCCCTACCTTAGTGGCACAGCCACAGCAAACTGTAGTACAGGTGCTTGCAGTAAAAACCACGCAGCAGCTGCCCAAACTGCAACAGGCACCAACGGCACAAAAAATCTACGTGCAACCCCAGCCCCCCCAGAGTCAAATGCAGCTACCTGCCTCTTCAGAGAAACAGCCAGCAAGCCAG GTGCAGCATCCAATTATAACGCAAGGATCCACTGTTACAAAGATAACTTTTGAGGGGCGTCAGCCTCCTTCTGTTTCAAAGGTAGCAGGTGGCAGTTCTGTGTCCAAACTGGCATTGCCGGTTACCAGCCTATTTCCCATGCAGGCATCCGCGAAGACAGCAGTAGCAGATATTTTGAGAGTGTCTATGGTGGAAGCTCAGATTGATACAAACCTAGAACATACGATAGCGGATCCCCCAAACAAGGCCATGTCCACTAGTAAACTCGCTAGCGAAGCCGCATCGTCACCTTGTACCCAGGTGCCGAGGGTGACTGCAGTAGGGATGACGGCAACTTCCATCCCCCAGCAACAGACATGTACAGAATCCAGTTCAAGTCCTCCTGCTGTTGGTCCTACTTTAACAGAGAGGAAACTCGATGCACAAGGAATACCTACAACAAACCAGTTTATACACATTCAGAATATATCACAAAAGAAAGCTGAAGAGAGTTCATCAGAAATTGTTATCCAG actaTCCCTCACTATTCCATCCCTTGTCACTCCAGCTCCAATGTGGTAGTGGAACCCAGCGGGCTCCTGGAGCTCAACAACTTCACCAGTCAGCGCCTCGACGATGAGGAGACGGCAGTGGAGCAAGATGTGGACAGTAGCACTGAGGACGGCACGGAGCCCAGCCCCTCTCGAAGTTCTGCTGAACAATCCTAA
- the EMSY gene encoding BRCA2-interacting transcriptional repressor EMSY isoform X2, translating to MPVVWPTLLDLSRDECKRILRKLELEAYAGVISALRAQGDLTKEKKDLLGELSKVLSISTERHRAEVRRAVNDERLTTIAHNMSGPNSSSEWSIEGRRLVPLMPRLVPQTAFTVTANAVANAAVQHNASLPVPAETGNKEVVVCYSYTSTTSTPTSTPVPSGSVATVKSPRPASPASNVVVLPSGSTVYVKSVSCSDDDEKPRKRRRTNSSSSSPVLLKEVPKAVTPVTKTITVPVSGSPKMSNIMQSIANSLPPHMSPVKITFTKPSTQTTNTTTQKVIIVTTSPSSTFVPNILSKSHNYAAVTKLVPTSVIASTTQKQPVVITASQSSLVSSSSSSSSCSTPSCTANTIAVTAVVSSTPSVVMSTVAQGVSTSAIKVASTRLPSPKGLVGNPTQILAQFPKQHQQSPKQQLHQIQQAQPQQPQQQQQQQQQQQQQQLVQSSVAQQQPQQSQLPPGIKPTIQIKQESGVKIITQQVQPSKILPKPVTATLPSSSNSPIMVVSSNGTIMTTKLVTTPTGTQATYTRPTVSPSIGARMAGTPGAATYVKTTSGSIITVVPKSLATLGGKIISSNIVSGTTTKITTIPMTSKPNVIVVQKTTGKGTTIQGLPGKNVVTTLLNAGGEKTIQAVPAGAKPAIITATRPITKMIVTQPKGIGSTVQPATKIIPTKIVYGQQGKTQVLIKPKPVTFQATVVSEQTRQLVTETLQQASRVAETGNSSLPEVKEEPQTYTDSSSSSTESSQSSQDSQPVVHVIASRSQDWSEHEIAVDTSPTIIYQDVSSESQSATSTIKALLELQQTTVKEKLESKPRQPTIDLSQMAVPIQMTQEKRHSPESPSIAVVESELVAEYITTDSGRQHCIGSHSEEYLHNHIVSHRSQPHQQSSQPQRTLLQHVAQSQTATQTSVVVKSIPASSTGAITHIMQQALSSHTAFTKHSEQLGTEEGEVEEMDTLDPQTGLFYRSALTQSQAQKQQKLSQPQLEQTQLQVKTLQCFQTKQKQTIHLQADQIQHKLPQMPQLSIRHQKLTPLQQEQAQTKPDAQHPPHHMMAKERQLPTLVAQPQQTVVQVLAVKTTQQLPKLQQAPTAQKIYVQPQPPQSQMQLPASSEKQPASQVQHPIITQGSTVTKITFEGRQPPSVSKVAGGSSVSKLALPVTSLFPMQASAKTAVADILRVSMVEAQIDTNLEHTIADPPNKAMSTSKLASEAASSPCTQVPRVTAVGMTATSIPQQQTCTESSSSPPAVGPTLTERKLDAQGIPTTNQFIHIQNISQKKAEESSSEIVIQTIPHYSIPCHSSSNVVVEPSGLLELNNFTSQRLDDEETAVEQDVDSSTEDGTEPSPSRSSAEQS from the exons ATGCCTGTGGTGTGGCCAACTCTTCTGGACCTCAGCAGAGATGAATGCAAGAGGATCCTTCGCAAACTGG AACTGGAAGCATATGCAGGTGTCATCAGTGCCTTACGTGCACAGGGAGACCTTACGAAAGAGAAGAAGGATCTTCTTGGAGAACTCTCTAAAGTGCTTAG tatttcaACAGAGCGACATCGTGCTGAAGTTCGGAGAGCAGTAAATGATGAACGACTAACGACTATTGCACACAA TATGTCTGGACCAAATAGCTCTTCCGAATGGTCTATAGAAGGTCGTCGACTGGTGCCACTGATGCCACGACTTGTTCCACAAACAGCTTTTACTGTTACCGCTAATGCTGTTGCCAATGCAGCTGTTCAGCACAACGCATCTCTTCCAGTTCCTGCAGAAACTGGAAACAAAGAAG tgGTGGTTTGCTATTCCTACACAAGTACCACTTCAACCCCAACATCTACCCCTGTTCCAAGTGGCAGTGTAGCAACAGTGAAGTCCCCCAGACCCGCCAGTCCAGCCTCCAATGTAGTCGTCTTGCCAAGTGGAAGTACTGTTTACGTCAAAA GTGTCAGCTGCTCAGATGATGATGAAAAGCCCCGCAAAAGACGGCGAACAAATTCTTCTAGTTCTTCCCCTGTTCTCCTGAAAGAAGTCCCGAAGGCAGTGACTCCTGTCACTAAAACTATCACAGTGCCTGTAAGTGGCAGCCCCAAGATGAGTAATATAATGCAGAGCATTGCCAACTCCTTACCACCACACATGTCGCCTGTGAAAATAACCTTCACTAAGCCCTCAACACAGACAACAAACACGACAACACAGAAG gtgaTAATAGTAACCACCTCTCCAAGCTCAACTTTTGTACCCAACATCCTTTCAAAGTCCCACAACTATGCAGCAGTTACGAAACTTGTCCCAACGTCAGTCATTGCCTCAACTACTCAGAAGCAACCAGTGGTTATAACTGCTTCTCAGTCCTCTTTGgtcagtagcagcagcagcagcagtagctgtTCTACTCCCTCCTGTACTGCAAATACTATTGCTGTGACTGCTGTAGTATCATCAACACCATCAGTGGTTATGTCAACAGTAGCACAAG GTGTGTCTACATCGGCAATTAAAGTTGCTTCTACCAGACTACCTTCCCCAAAAGGTTTGGTTGGGAACCCAACTCAGATCTTAGCACAGTTTCCCAAACAGCATCAGCAGTCCCCTAAACAGCAGCTGCACCAAATACAACAGGCCCAGCCACAGCAAccgcaacaacagcagcagcagcaacagcagcagcagcaacaacagctgGTGCAGTCTTCTGTAGCTCAACAGCAGCCACAGCAATCTCAGTTGCCACCTGGCATCAAGCCCACCATTCAGATCAAACAGGAATCAG GTGTTAAAATAATCACTCAACAGGTGCAGCCCAGTAAAATCCTTCCCAAACCAGTTACAGCGACCTTGCCCAGCAGTAGCAATTCACCTATTATGGTGGTTAGCAGTAATGGGACTATCATGACAACTAAACTGGTCACTACTCCCACTG gaACTCAAGCAACATATACACGGCCAACGGTTAGCCCCTCTATAGGGGCTCGGATGGCTGGAACTCCAGGGGCTGCTACTTATGTGAAAACTACGAGTGGTAGCATCATTACTGTAGTACCAAAATCACTGGCTACGCTGGGAGGGAAGATTATCAGCAGTAATATTGTTTCTG GAACTACAACCAAAATCACTACAATTCCAATGACATCCAAACCCAATGTGATTGTTGTGCAAAAGACTACTGGAAAAGGAACTACAATTCAAGGGCTTCCAGGCAAAAATGTTGTCACAACGCTGTTGAATGCTGGG GGGGAGAAAACGATTCAGGCAGTGCCAGCAGGAGCAAAACCTGCTATCATCACTGCCACAAGACCCATCACAAAAATGATTGTTACGCAGCCAAAAGGAATAGGGTCCACGGTCCAGCCAGCCACCAAAATCATCCCAACTAAAATTGTTTATGGTCAGCAAGGGAAAACGCAG gTTCTCATAAAACCAAAGCCAGTGACATTTCAAGCAACAGTTGTGAGTGAACAAACTAGGCAGTTGGTGACTGAAACGTTACAGCAGGCATCAAGGGTAGCAGAGACAGGAAACTCGTCTCTCCCAGAAGTGAAAGAAGAACCACAAACCTACACCGATAGCAGCTCCTCTTCTACAGAGTCCTCCCAGAGCTCCCAAG ATTCTCAGCCTGTAGTCCATGTGATTGCTTCAAGAAGTCAAGATTGGTCAGAACATGAAATTGCTGTGGACACAAGCCCTACAATAATTTACCAGGATGTATCCAGTGAATCTCAGTCAGCTACTTCCACGATAAAAGCTTTGCTGGAACTTCAGCAGACAACAG TGAAGGAAAAGTTAGAATCGAAGCCAAGGCAGCCTACCATTGACTTGAGCCAAATGGCTGTCCCAATCCAGATGACCCAAGAAAAGAGGCATTCTCCAGAAAGTCCTTCAATCGCTGTAGTAGAGTCGGAATTAGTTGCTGAATATATCACAACTG ACTCAGGAAGACAACACTGTATTGGTTCACATTCGGAAGAATATCTACACAACCATATAG TCAGTCATCggtcccagccccaccagcagtcATCTCAGCCCCAGAGGACTCTGCTGCAGCATGTGGCTCAGTCGCAGACAGCAACGCAGACTTCTGTTGTGGTGAAATCTATCCCCGCATCCTCTACAGGAGCAATTACCCATATCATGCAGCAG GCCTTAAGCAGTCACACTGCATTTACCAAACACAGTGAACAACTTGGAACCGAGGAAGGAGAAGTGGAAGAGATGGACACCTTAGATCCTCAGACTGGCCTGTTTTACAGATCTGCCCTGACACAATCGCAGGCACAAAAACAGCAAAAACTGAGTCAGCCACAGCTGGAACAGACTCAACTGCAAGTGAAAACTCTTCAGTGTTTCCAGACTAAGCAGAAGCAGACAATCCACCTGCAGGCCGATCAAATCCAGCACAAACTCCCACAAATGCCCCAACTTTCTATAAGGCATCAAAAGCTAACCCCCCTGCAGCAAGAGCAAGCACAGACCAAACCAGATGCACAGCACCCCCCACACCACATGATGGCCAAAGAAAGGCAACTCCCTACCTTAGTGGCACAGCCACAGCAAACTGTAGTACAGGTGCTTGCAGTAAAAACCACGCAGCAGCTGCCCAAACTGCAACAGGCACCAACGGCACAAAAAATCTACGTGCAACCCCAGCCCCCCCAGAGTCAAATGCAGCTACCTGCCTCTTCAGAGAAACAGCCAGCAAGCCAG GTGCAGCATCCAATTATAACGCAAGGATCCACTGTTACAAAGATAACTTTTGAGGGGCGTCAGCCTCCTTCTGTTTCAAAGGTAGCAGGTGGCAGTTCTGTGTCCAAACTGGCATTGCCGGTTACCAGCCTATTTCCCATGCAGGCATCCGCGAAGACAGCAGTAGCAGATATTTTGAGAGTGTCTATGGTGGAAGCTCAGATTGATACAAACCTAGAACATACGATAGCGGATCCCCCAAACAAGGCCATGTCCACTAGTAAACTCGCTAGCGAAGCCGCATCGTCACCTTGTACCCAGGTGCCGAGGGTGACTGCAGTAGGGATGACGGCAACTTCCATCCCCCAGCAACAGACATGTACAGAATCCAGTTCAAGTCCTCCTGCTGTTGGTCCTACTTTAACAGAGAGGAAACTCGATGCACAAGGAATACCTACAACAAACCAGTTTATACACATTCAGAATATATCACAAAAGAAAGCTGAAGAGAGTTCATCAGAAATTGTTATCCAG actaTCCCTCACTATTCCATCCCTTGTCACTCCAGCTCCAATGTGGTAGTGGAACCCAGCGGGCTCCTGGAGCTCAACAACTTCACCAGTCAGCGCCTCGACGATGAGGAGACGGCAGTGGAGCAAGATGTGGACAGTAGCACTGAGGACGGCACGGAGCCCAGCCCCTCTCGAAGTTCTGCTGAACAATCCTAA